A window from Engraulis encrasicolus isolate BLACKSEA-1 chromosome 13, IST_EnEncr_1.0, whole genome shotgun sequence encodes these proteins:
- the LOC134461759 gene encoding uncharacterized protein LOC134461759: MEGDNNEQDKKLIVMAESLVASETRVEALERVTAAQEAELAVLNTRLAASEAEVMNLRKETAAQSADLMSVPERVAATETDVQHLKEDTAAHRTDLTTMKTDVMNLIKSNDATATEVEELKMDSAAHEAELAAVKTTLAATATEVDNLTMNTTPKVAFSAGLTNSGHIQAGDTDLNLVFSRIITNVGKAYSKESGFFTAPVNGVYYFRFTVLDVLSSRSMSIRMFKNGQGIMWLNGYNADGQNAYLSSGLTLQLEVGDVVNLGIRPGHRLYDSSNSHSTFSGFLLFPL; encoded by the coding sequence ATGGAGGGTGACAACAATGAGCAAGACAAAAAGCTGATTGTGATGGCAGAAAGTCTGGTGGCCAGTGAGACGAGGGTGGAGGCTCTGGAGAGGGTGACTGCAGCACAGGAGGCAGAGTTGGCTGTTTTAAACACCAGGCTGGCTGCCAGTGAAGCTGAAGTGATGAATCTGAGAAAGGAAACGGCAGCACAGTCAGCTGATCTGATGTCAGTTCCTGAGAGAGTGGCAGCTACTGAGACTGACGTGCAGCATTTGAAGGAAGACACTGCAGCACACCGCACAGACCTGACCACCATGAAGACTGATGTGATGAACCTGATCAAGAGTAATGATGCCACTGCAACCGAAGTAGAGGAACTGAAGATGGACAGTGCTGCACATGAGGCAGAGCTGGCAGCAGTGAAGACCACACTGGCGGCCACTGCGACTGAAGTGGATAATCTGACAATGAACACAACACCCAAGGTGGCATTCTCAGCAGGACTGACAAACTCAGGACACATACAGGCTGGAGACACTGACTTGAACTTGGTGTTCAGTAGAATCATCACCAATGTCGGCAAGGCCTACAGCAAGGAGTCAGGCTTCTTCACTGCTCCAGTCAacggggtctactacttcagattCACTGTCCTGGATGTACTATCCTCACGCTCCATGTCTATTAGAATGTTTAAGAATGGACAAGGAATCATGTGGTTGAATGGGTATAACGCTGATGGGCAGAACGCCTATCTGTCCAGTGGTCTGACTCTGCAGCTAGAGGTAGGAGATGTGGTTAACCTGGGAATCCGACCAGGCCACAGGCTCTATGATAGTAGTAATAGTCACtccaccttcagtggcttcctacTCTTCCCTCTCTAA
- the LOC134461520 gene encoding complement C1q-like protein 2 has protein sequence MRAAISLLLLLLFMFTQTESQSTGAAAAEVSTKVDIFAELKELRDMVVERRVLLTITKTELQNTKTDMMKEVEKLKKENAAQVADLTAVKTRLAASEAEVMNLRKENAAQEADLTDLKTRLVASEAKVTHVESNSTPKVAFSAGLTDAGFLQAGGTDMNLVFSRVITNVGQAYSSTTGFFTAPVRGVYYFRVTVMDTLDSRWLWVFMYKNGQELLLKLAEHETHGRATYVSNGLTLQMEVGDVVNMRLKAGHRLYDNANNYNVFTGFLLFTL, from the coding sequence atgagggctgccatctcactgctactgctactgctcttCATGTTCACCCAGACTGAGAGCCAGAgcactggggctgctgctgctgaagtctctACCAAGGTGGACATCTttgctgagctgaaggaactcagagacatggtggtggagcggAGAGTACTCCTGACCATCACAAAGACTGAGCTACAGAACACCAAAACAGACATGATGAAGGAGGTGGAGAAGTTGAAGAAGGAAAATGCTGCACAAGTGGCAGATctgacagcagtgaagaccagactggcTGCTAGTGAAGCTGAAGTGATGAATCTGAGGAAGGAAAATGCAGCACAAGAGGCAGATCTGACAGATCTGAAGACCAGACTGGTTGCTAGTGAAGCTAAAGTGACGCATGTGGAGAGCAATTCAACACCCAAGGTGGCATTCTCAGCAGGCCTGACTGACGCAGGATTCCTACAGGCTGGTGGCACTGACATGAACTTGGTGTTCAGTAGAGTCATCACCAATGTTGGACAAGCCTACAGCAGCACCacaggcttcttcacagctccagtcaggggggtctactacttcagggtCACTGTCATGGAcacacttgactcacgctggctgtgGGTCTTTATGTATAAGAATGGACAAGAACTTCTCCTGAAACTTGCTGAGCATGAAACACATGGGCGAGCGACTTATGTCTCCAATGGTCTGACTCTGCAGATGGAGGTGGGAGATGTTGTCAACATGAGACTCAAAGCAGGCCACAGGCTTTATGACAATGCTAACAACTACAACGTATTCACTGGCTTCCTCCTATTTACTTTGTGA